One Parasphingorhabdus cellanae genomic region harbors:
- a CDS encoding ImuA family protein, translating into MNKSDSLRPVSLNGAAALSLSSASCLGDNIKKEDTILLGAQRFDHALRHALPRAALHEVQAALKADMPCASAFCALVAERCRLSGKMANSPILWVDEKQSQRCRNLLYPPGLVELGIDPDQIIYAQAESIIPALKTAADAVRSYAVSAVILTLSGKNPRGLDLTATRRLSLFARESGVTVFLLRDQLSSLSTAAYSRWQISSAPSRPLEANAPGHPVFDVKLLRHRRGIEGLSSRLEWNRDSRIFKEYAPDIGVVPAVSVFGTDYQEQRRRA; encoded by the coding sequence GAGCGGCTGCCCTGTCGCTGTCCTCTGCATCTTGCTTGGGTGATAATATCAAAAAGGAGGATACTATCCTGCTGGGTGCCCAGCGTTTTGATCATGCGCTACGGCATGCATTGCCGAGAGCCGCTTTGCATGAAGTACAAGCCGCTTTGAAAGCGGACATGCCCTGTGCATCGGCATTTTGCGCGCTAGTTGCAGAACGCTGCAGATTATCGGGGAAAATGGCAAACAGCCCGATATTGTGGGTTGATGAAAAACAGTCTCAACGGTGCAGAAATCTGCTCTATCCGCCGGGCCTGGTTGAGCTAGGCATTGACCCTGACCAGATAATATATGCGCAGGCAGAGAGTATAATCCCTGCGCTAAAAACGGCGGCAGATGCCGTGCGTTCTTACGCCGTTTCTGCGGTGATACTGACGCTATCCGGAAAAAACCCCCGTGGTCTGGATTTGACGGCAACCCGCCGTTTGTCTCTTTTTGCGCGGGAAAGCGGTGTGACCGTTTTCCTGTTGCGTGATCAACTCTCTTCGCTTTCAACCGCTGCCTATAGTCGTTGGCAAATATCATCTGCGCCATCCCGGCCTTTGGAAGCGAACGCCCCCGGTCATCCTGTTTTTGATGTGAAATTGCTGCGCCACAGGCGCGGGATAGAGGGGCTTTCAAGCCGATTGGAATGGAATCGTGACAGTAGAATATTCAAGGAATACGCGCCGGATATTGGCGTTGTTCCTGCCGTTTCTGTCTTCGGAACGGATTATCAGGAGCAGCGCAGGCGCGCTTGA